The following are from one region of the Alicyclobacillus fastidiosus genome:
- the upp gene encoding uracil phosphoribosyltransferase, with product MGQVHVLDHPLIQHKLTYIRNKDTGTKEFRALVQEVSMLMAYEITRNLPLVETEVDTPVARARTNVIAGKTLALVPVLRAGLGMLDGILNLIPTAKVGHVGLYRDPETLQPVEYYCKLPANVEERDVIVVDPMLATGGSASAALTAVKARGAKQPKLMCLVAVPEGIRTVQQDHEDVDIYTAAVDDYLNDHGYIVPGLGDAGDRLFGTK from the coding sequence TTGGGACAGGTCCATGTGCTTGACCATCCATTGATTCAACACAAGCTCACATACATACGGAACAAAGATACAGGTACGAAGGAGTTTCGGGCGCTGGTGCAGGAAGTATCGATGCTCATGGCGTACGAAATCACGAGAAATTTGCCACTTGTCGAGACCGAAGTGGACACGCCTGTCGCCCGCGCACGGACGAACGTCATCGCCGGGAAGACGCTGGCGCTCGTGCCGGTGTTGCGGGCCGGGCTCGGAATGCTTGACGGGATTCTCAATTTGATCCCCACCGCAAAAGTTGGGCACGTGGGCCTCTATCGAGATCCGGAGACCTTACAGCCTGTTGAGTACTACTGCAAATTGCCGGCGAATGTGGAGGAGCGCGACGTCATCGTCGTCGATCCGATGCTCGCCACAGGCGGGTCTGCCTCAGCCGCCCTTACGGCTGTGAAAGCACGCGGCGCAAAGCAACCGAAGTTGATGTGCCTCGTCGCGGTGCCAGAGGGCATCCGCACGGTCCAACAAGACCACGAGGACGTCGACATTTACACCGCGGCGGTCGACGATTATCTGAATGACCACGGCTATATCGTCCCTGGCCTCGGCGACGCCGGCGACCGTTTGTTTGGCACGAAGTAA
- the atpA gene encoding F0F1 ATP synthase subunit alpha: MSIRPDEISALIKQQIEQFDAQIQVNDTGIVLSVGDGIARLHGLDNVMAGELVEFEHGGYGMTLNLEEDNVGVVVLGSVTGIQEGEQVRRTGRLVQVPVGDALLGRVVNALGQPLDNNGPIETQTYRPVESAAPGVIVRKSVHEPLETGIKAIDAMVPIGRGQRELIIGDRQTGKTAIALDTILNQKGKGVVCVYVAIGQKQSTIAQVVETLRRHGALEYTIIVAASASEAAPLLYLAPYAGCAMAEHYLYNGGHALVVYDDLTKHAAAYREMSLLLRRPPGREAYPGDVFYLHSRLLERAAKLNEANGSGSLTALPFIETQAGDISAYIPTNVISITDGQIFLESDLFFAGVRPAVNVGSSVSRVGSSAQTKAMKKVAGTLKLDLAQYRELQAFTQFGSDLDKATQDTLKRGARMTELLKQPQYQPLTFDRQVASLWTGVNGYLDDVPLESVLKFEAEWLAFIGREYPQIFQQMQERTTLEDDTVALLKEAVAKFKATFVA, translated from the coding sequence TTGAGTATTCGACCGGATGAAATCAGTGCGCTGATTAAACAGCAAATCGAGCAGTTTGACGCGCAAATCCAAGTCAACGATACCGGTATTGTCCTGTCTGTCGGTGACGGTATCGCCCGTCTTCACGGCCTGGACAACGTCATGGCCGGTGAGCTGGTCGAGTTTGAACACGGCGGCTACGGCATGACGCTGAACCTCGAGGAGGACAACGTTGGTGTCGTCGTCTTGGGATCAGTCACAGGCATCCAGGAGGGCGAGCAAGTTCGCCGCACAGGTCGCCTTGTTCAGGTGCCGGTCGGGGATGCACTGCTGGGTCGCGTCGTGAACGCGCTCGGACAACCTCTTGACAACAATGGCCCGATTGAAACACAGACGTACCGTCCTGTGGAATCGGCTGCGCCGGGCGTCATCGTCCGCAAATCCGTCCACGAGCCACTCGAGACGGGTATTAAGGCTATCGACGCGATGGTTCCAATCGGTCGCGGACAGCGCGAGCTGATCATCGGTGACCGCCAAACTGGTAAAACCGCCATCGCGCTCGACACCATCCTCAACCAAAAGGGCAAAGGTGTAGTTTGTGTCTACGTCGCTATTGGCCAGAAGCAATCGACCATCGCACAAGTGGTTGAGACACTGCGCCGCCACGGAGCCCTCGAATATACCATCATCGTCGCTGCAAGTGCCTCTGAGGCTGCACCGCTTCTCTATTTGGCACCGTATGCAGGCTGTGCGATGGCTGAGCACTACCTGTACAATGGCGGGCACGCGCTCGTCGTGTACGACGACTTGACGAAGCACGCTGCAGCATACCGCGAAATGTCCTTGCTGCTCCGTCGTCCTCCAGGTCGTGAAGCTTATCCTGGTGACGTCTTCTACCTGCACTCCCGTCTGCTTGAGCGCGCGGCGAAGTTGAACGAGGCTAACGGTTCTGGTTCGCTGACCGCCCTTCCGTTCATCGAGACGCAAGCGGGTGACATCTCGGCTTACATTCCGACCAACGTCATCTCCATCACGGACGGTCAGATCTTCTTGGAATCCGACCTGTTCTTCGCGGGCGTTCGCCCAGCCGTCAACGTCGGCAGCTCCGTCTCTCGCGTCGGCAGCTCCGCTCAGACGAAGGCGATGAAGAAGGTCGCCGGCACGTTGAAGCTAGACCTCGCGCAGTACCGCGAGCTCCAGGCTTTCACGCAGTTCGGCAGTGATCTCGACAAGGCTACGCAGGACACGTTGAAGCGCGGCGCGCGCATGACGGAACTGCTGAAGCAGCCGCAATACCAGCCGCTCACGTTCGACCGTCAGGTCGCATCGTTGTGGACCGGTGTCAACGGCTACTTGGACGATGTCCCGCTCGAATCCGTGCTCAAGTTTGAGGCTGAGTGGTTGGCGTTCATCGGTCGCGAGTATCCGCAGATCTTCCAGCAAATGCAGGAGCGCACGACGCTCGAAGACGACACGGTCGCACTTCTCAAGGAAGCAGTCGCAAAGTTCAAGGCGACCTTTGTGGCCTAA
- the atpH gene encoding ATP synthase F1 subunit delta, with the protein MLSGAVINRYARGLLAYAQAHGATDEIDAQLGQLGSALGASSDLKALLAHPVLTQDMKLSTIDKLFAGELRKDLRNFIALLLERHRGSYVSAIAQRYHELVDELKGRLEVDIEAAQPLSEAQTEAIVARLAQSYGKQIHPVVRVNPSLIAGYRIQVGNRVLDATTENALRQFRNRLATGTGRKEGTR; encoded by the coding sequence ATGCTGAGTGGGGCAGTGATCAATCGATACGCTCGCGGCTTGTTGGCCTACGCACAGGCGCACGGGGCGACCGACGAGATCGACGCACAACTTGGACAACTGGGGAGTGCGCTCGGCGCATCCTCGGACCTCAAGGCGCTCTTGGCACATCCGGTTTTAACGCAGGATATGAAGCTTTCGACCATAGATAAGTTGTTCGCAGGCGAGCTTCGCAAAGACCTGCGCAACTTCATCGCACTCTTGCTGGAACGGCACCGCGGAAGCTACGTGTCGGCCATCGCACAACGTTATCACGAATTAGTCGACGAGTTGAAAGGTCGGCTTGAAGTAGACATCGAAGCGGCACAGCCGCTCTCCGAAGCTCAAACAGAAGCCATCGTCGCGCGGCTGGCTCAGTCGTACGGCAAACAGATACACCCGGTCGTTCGCGTGAATCCGTCGCTGATTGCGGGATATCGGATTCAAGTCGGCAACCGCGTGCTGGATGCCACGACGGAAAATGCGCTTCGCCAGTTTCGGAACCGGCTCGCTACAGGTACAGGTCGCAAGGAGGGAACACGTTGA
- a CDS encoding TIGR01440 family protein, whose protein sequence is MSDSTCDEPLERGQGPADERVNAEGGFSAVAPDLAGRLGELLDDLQKAANLQPGQLVVVGASSSEVVGRRIGTATSREVGEVLVDTVLEWARALGVEVAFQCCEHLNRSLVVERSTAVARSLEEVFAIPVPGAGGAVASVAYFRMNNACLVAEVRADAGIDIGDTLIGMHLKRVAVPVRGRHQTLGAAHVTMAKTRPPLVGGVRAVYDVAEAKRRIAGSLPD, encoded by the coding sequence ATGAGCGATAGCACATGTGATGAACCCCTTGAACGCGGGCAAGGCCCCGCAGATGAACGCGTGAACGCGGAGGGGGGCTTCTCCGCGGTGGCGCCCGACTTGGCGGGCCGCCTCGGCGAGCTGCTCGATGATTTGCAAAAAGCGGCGAACTTACAACCCGGGCAACTCGTCGTCGTCGGGGCGTCGTCCAGCGAAGTCGTCGGTCGTCGCATCGGTACCGCCACCTCGCGAGAGGTGGGCGAGGTGCTCGTCGATACCGTCTTGGAGTGGGCGCGCGCGCTCGGCGTCGAGGTGGCGTTCCAGTGCTGTGAGCACCTCAACCGATCGCTGGTCGTCGAACGCTCGACGGCGGTGGCCCGTTCGCTTGAGGAGGTCTTTGCGATCCCGGTCCCTGGCGCGGGCGGCGCCGTGGCGTCCGTCGCATACTTTCGCATGAACAACGCGTGCTTGGTCGCCGAGGTGCGCGCGGACGCCGGCATCGACATCGGGGACACCTTGATTGGGATGCACTTGAAGCGAGTCGCCGTGCCTGTCCGCGGTAGGCACCAGACCCTTGGCGCCGCACATGTGACGATGGCTAAAACGCGCCCGCCGCTCGTCGGCGGCGTACGCGCCGTGTACGACGTCGCTGAAGCAAAGCGGCGAATCGCTGGCTCTCTGCCGGATTGA
- the atpD gene encoding F0F1 ATP synthase subunit beta: MSKGHVVQVTGPVVDVRFEDGQLPAINNALRIDYQGEIDIHLTLEVALHLGDNVVRAVAMSSTDGLVRGTEVVDTGHAISMPVGQGTLGRIFNVLGETIDEAGPADAEQSWPIHRDAPKFSDLTTKTEIFETGIKVVDLLAPYIKGGKVGLFGGAGVGKTVLIQELIHNIAKEHGGYSVFAGVGERTREGNDLYHEMKDSGVLEKTSMVFGQMNEPPGARLRVALSGLTLAEYFRDVEERDVLFFIDNIFRFTQAGAEVSALLGRMPSAVGYQPTLATEMGQLQERIASTVKGSITSIQAVYVPADDYTDPAPANTFAHLDATTNLDRKISDMGLYPAVDPLASTSRALQPDIVGQEHYDVARGVQAVLQRYRELQDIIAILGMDELTDEDRLTVSRARKIQNFLSQPFFVGEVFTGIPGKYCSVQDTVRSFREILDGKHDDIPETYFRYCGPIEDVIEKAKKDGYAS, from the coding sequence GTGAGCAAAGGACATGTCGTGCAGGTCACGGGTCCGGTCGTCGACGTCCGCTTTGAGGACGGCCAGCTGCCGGCCATCAACAACGCCCTGCGCATTGACTACCAAGGTGAAATCGACATCCACTTGACGCTGGAAGTTGCTTTGCACCTTGGTGATAACGTGGTTCGCGCCGTCGCTATGTCGTCTACGGACGGCCTCGTGCGCGGTACCGAAGTAGTAGACACAGGCCATGCCATCAGCATGCCTGTCGGCCAAGGCACACTGGGTCGCATCTTCAACGTCTTGGGTGAAACCATCGACGAAGCGGGCCCTGCAGACGCTGAGCAGAGCTGGCCGATTCACCGCGATGCTCCGAAGTTCAGCGACCTGACCACGAAGACGGAGATCTTCGAGACGGGCATCAAGGTCGTCGACTTGCTCGCTCCGTACATCAAGGGCGGTAAGGTCGGTCTGTTCGGTGGTGCAGGTGTAGGTAAGACGGTCTTGATTCAGGAGCTGATTCACAACATCGCGAAGGAACACGGCGGTTACTCCGTATTCGCAGGTGTTGGCGAACGTACCCGTGAGGGTAATGACTTGTATCACGAAATGAAGGACTCCGGCGTCCTTGAAAAGACGAGCATGGTGTTCGGTCAGATGAACGAGCCGCCAGGTGCGCGTCTCCGCGTGGCTCTGTCGGGTCTGACGTTAGCGGAATACTTCCGCGACGTCGAAGAACGCGACGTGCTGTTCTTCATTGATAACATTTTCCGCTTCACGCAGGCTGGTGCTGAGGTGTCCGCCCTCTTGGGTCGTATGCCATCGGCCGTCGGTTACCAACCGACCCTCGCGACGGAGATGGGCCAGTTGCAAGAGCGTATCGCTTCGACGGTCAAAGGTTCGATTACGTCCATTCAGGCCGTTTACGTGCCTGCCGATGACTACACCGACCCAGCGCCGGCGAACACGTTCGCTCACTTGGATGCGACGACGAACTTGGACCGTAAGATTTCCGACATGGGCTTGTACCCTGCCGTCGATCCACTTGCGTCCACGTCTCGTGCCCTCCAGCCGGACATCGTCGGTCAGGAGCACTACGACGTCGCGCGCGGCGTTCAGGCAGTTCTTCAACGCTATCGCGAGTTGCAGGACATCATTGCAATTCTCGGTATGGACGAATTGACGGACGAGGACCGCTTGACGGTGTCCCGTGCACGTAAGATTCAAAACTTCCTGTCGCAACCGTTCTTCGTCGGCGAGGTATTTACCGGTATCCCGGGCAAATACTGCTCCGTTCAAGATACGGTTCGCAGTTTCCGTGAAATCCTCGACGGCAAGCACGACGACATTCCGGAGACCTACTTCCGGTACTGTGGTCCGATTGAAGACGTTATTGAAAAGGCCAAGAAGGACGGCTACGCTTCGTGA
- a CDS encoding AtpZ/AtpI family protein: protein MCAFAKEQRPKSEKSRLKNQNPWKTFAVYSGATLQLAVCIVVFTFLGYRFAEQLHHVWLTVIGAILGVVVGGSGLAILAKQILGDKP from the coding sequence GTGTGCGCGTTCGCAAAGGAACAGCGTCCTAAGTCGGAGAAATCCCGGTTAAAGAACCAAAATCCGTGGAAAACGTTTGCAGTTTACTCCGGTGCAACACTTCAGCTTGCAGTCTGCATTGTCGTCTTCACCTTTCTGGGTTACCGCTTTGCAGAGCAGCTGCACCATGTCTGGCTGACGGTTATTGGGGCCATCTTGGGTGTCGTCGTGGGTGGATCGGGACTTGCGATCCTCGCCAAACAGATTTTAGGAGACAAACCATGA
- a CDS encoding serine hydroxymethyltransferase, whose amino-acid sequence MNLRDCDQDVAIAMEKELRRQQDKIELIASENFVSEPVLAALGSVLTNKYAEGYPGRRYYGGCEYVDVVENIARDRVKQLFGAEHANVQPHSGAQANMAVYFSVLKPGDKVLGMNLAHGGHLTHGSPVNFSGQLYEFVSYGVDKDSHRIDYDEVEAAAKEHRPKIIVAGASAYPRVIDFERMRAIADEVGAYLMVDMAHIAGLVASGLHPSPVPYAHFVTSTTHKTLRGPRGGLILCKAEFAKQIDKSIFPGIQGGPLMHVIAAKAVAFGEALRPDFKDYSRQIVNNAEALATALTGKGFQLISGGTDNHLILIDVRNFGITGKEAEHRLDEVGVTVNKNAIPFDPASPMVTSGIRIGTPAVTTRGMDEEAMGEIAEIFHLVLQGEFTEAVRHAASAKVEALTARFPLYETLSYVE is encoded by the coding sequence ATGAACTTACGTGACTGTGATCAAGATGTCGCCATCGCGATGGAGAAGGAACTCCGTCGCCAACAGGACAAAATCGAGCTTATCGCATCCGAGAACTTCGTCAGTGAACCTGTGTTGGCCGCACTTGGATCCGTGTTGACCAATAAATATGCCGAAGGTTATCCAGGCCGCCGTTACTACGGGGGTTGCGAGTACGTCGACGTCGTCGAGAACATCGCGCGCGACCGGGTGAAACAACTGTTTGGCGCGGAGCACGCCAACGTTCAACCGCACTCCGGGGCACAAGCGAATATGGCCGTCTACTTCAGCGTCTTGAAGCCCGGGGACAAGGTGCTCGGCATGAACTTGGCCCATGGCGGCCACCTGACGCACGGCAGCCCTGTAAACTTCTCCGGTCAATTGTACGAATTCGTATCCTACGGCGTCGACAAGGACTCGCATCGCATCGACTACGACGAAGTCGAGGCAGCCGCGAAGGAACATCGGCCGAAGATCATCGTCGCAGGGGCCAGTGCCTACCCGCGCGTCATCGACTTTGAGCGCATGCGCGCCATCGCGGACGAAGTCGGCGCCTATCTGATGGTCGACATGGCGCACATCGCCGGTCTCGTCGCCTCTGGCCTTCATCCATCCCCAGTGCCCTACGCGCACTTCGTCACGTCGACGACGCACAAGACCTTGCGCGGTCCTCGCGGCGGTCTCATCCTCTGCAAAGCCGAATTCGCCAAACAGATCGACAAGAGTATTTTCCCGGGCATCCAAGGCGGGCCGCTCATGCACGTCATCGCGGCGAAGGCCGTGGCGTTCGGGGAAGCCTTGAGGCCCGACTTCAAGGACTACTCTCGTCAAATCGTCAACAACGCAGAGGCCTTGGCGACTGCGCTGACGGGTAAAGGCTTCCAACTGATCTCCGGCGGCACCGACAACCACCTGATTCTCATCGACGTGCGGAACTTCGGCATCACAGGCAAAGAAGCGGAGCACCGCCTGGACGAAGTCGGCGTCACCGTCAACAAAAACGCCATCCCGTTCGATCCGGCGAGCCCGATGGTCACGAGCGGCATTCGCATCGGCACTCCGGCCGTGACGACGCGCGGCATGGACGAAGAGGCGATGGGTGAAATCGCCGAGATCTTCCACCTCGTTCTCCAAGGGGAGTTCACGGAAGCGGTTCGTCACGCGGCCAGCGCGAAAGTAGAGGCGCTCACCGCACGCTTTCCGCTCTATGAGACACTGAGCTACGTCGAGTGA
- the atpC gene encoding ATP synthase F1 subunit epsilon, which produces MLTVPLEIVTPERVILEQNVRMVTLQGGYGELGILPKHMALATSVKPCLVRLKLDDGREDVVPVSGGFVEVLPDKITLLADTAELPEDIDADRVQLAKARAERRLSQSADDVDVNRAKAALLRSELRLQAIEEHQKLNGFLTSAK; this is translated from the coding sequence TTGCTAACGGTACCTCTTGAAATCGTGACGCCTGAGCGCGTCATTCTCGAGCAGAACGTTCGGATGGTGACGCTTCAGGGCGGGTACGGTGAACTCGGAATTTTGCCGAAGCACATGGCCTTGGCAACTTCCGTCAAACCTTGCTTGGTTCGACTGAAACTGGACGATGGCCGCGAGGACGTCGTACCGGTCTCCGGCGGCTTTGTCGAAGTCCTGCCTGACAAGATCACCTTGCTGGCGGATACGGCCGAGTTGCCGGAGGATATCGACGCGGATCGGGTGCAACTGGCCAAGGCGCGCGCTGAGCGCCGCCTCAGCCAGAGCGCCGACGACGTCGATGTGAACCGCGCGAAGGCTGCACTGTTGCGTTCAGAGCTGCGGCTGCAGGCGATTGAAGAACATCAGAAGTTGAACGGATTTCTCACAAGCGCCAAGTAA
- the atpG gene encoding ATP synthase F1 subunit gamma codes for MPQNTREIKRRIRSVQNTSQITKAMEMVAAAKLRRVQDAVQQSKPYLAKLQDMLANVSASARHVKHPLLASRPVKRTGYLVITADRGLAGPYNAQVVRAAMQEFGKKDKSAFTIFAVGKRGRDFFKRRDFPIGAEVVDLDDSPTYQSVRSLAEEMVQSYEREEFDELYFIYNEFINAVSQRAVVKKVLPLDSLTDEHTGPRRQYEFEPDEEAVMAALLPRYAETLVYQAVLDAKASEHAARMTAMGNATENAKDIIADYTLSLNRARQAAITTQIAEIVGGANALS; via the coding sequence TTGCCGCAAAACACGCGTGAAATTAAACGCCGGATTCGCAGCGTTCAAAATACATCTCAAATCACCAAGGCCATGGAGATGGTGGCGGCCGCTAAGTTGCGTCGCGTTCAGGACGCAGTCCAGCAGTCCAAACCGTACCTGGCGAAGTTGCAAGACATGTTGGCGAACGTATCCGCATCGGCTCGGCACGTGAAGCACCCACTGCTAGCTTCCCGTCCTGTGAAACGGACTGGCTACTTGGTCATCACCGCCGACCGTGGTCTCGCAGGTCCGTACAACGCACAGGTCGTACGCGCTGCGATGCAGGAGTTCGGTAAAAAAGACAAGTCGGCGTTTACGATTTTCGCCGTCGGCAAGCGGGGCAGAGATTTCTTCAAACGACGCGACTTTCCAATCGGCGCCGAAGTGGTCGACTTGGACGACTCGCCGACCTACCAGTCCGTTCGCAGCCTTGCGGAGGAAATGGTGCAGTCGTACGAGCGCGAAGAGTTTGATGAACTGTACTTCATCTACAACGAGTTTATTAACGCGGTGTCGCAGAGAGCGGTCGTCAAGAAGGTGTTGCCACTAGACAGCCTGACAGACGAGCACACTGGCCCGCGTCGACAATACGAGTTCGAACCGGACGAGGAAGCGGTTATGGCCGCACTATTACCTCGATACGCAGAAACATTGGTCTATCAGGCGGTCCTCGACGCGAAAGCATCTGAGCACGCCGCTCGCATGACCGCAATGGGCAATGCAACCGAAAACGCGAAGGACATTATCGCCGATTATACGCTGTCACTGAACCGTGCTCGCCAAGCGGCTATCACGACGCAGATTGCAGAGATCGTCGGCGGTGCGAATGCCCTTAGTTAA
- the atpB gene encoding F0F1 ATP synthase subunit A, whose protein sequence is MPAFPTLFAGTIWQTNFTVIATILFTGLVMFVLLRVAVARMDMRRPRGLQNLMEWAVDFTTNMARETMPTQQSVNFILPLAFTMLLFLFIANWLGLIMTMSVHFGANIHVWGLKPSDLAGAKGDVELFDSPTSSMSMALGIAVMVWVISHARGLRHPKQWFKHFYSPSPLAVIEEITNPLTHGMRLYGNIFAGEALLGIMLKAPFAFHWLPWQLPLIILWLLYSGFVATIQAYVFSILMCLYVGNKSFEGHANH, encoded by the coding sequence GTGCCAGCATTCCCCACGTTATTTGCGGGGACGATTTGGCAGACCAACTTTACCGTGATTGCCACGATATTGTTCACGGGTCTTGTCATGTTCGTACTCCTGCGCGTCGCAGTTGCGCGCATGGACATGCGTCGTCCCCGCGGTTTGCAGAACCTGATGGAGTGGGCGGTCGACTTCACGACCAATATGGCTCGTGAGACGATGCCGACACAGCAGTCGGTCAATTTCATCCTGCCGCTCGCGTTTACGATGCTCCTGTTCCTGTTCATCGCCAACTGGTTGGGGCTCATCATGACCATGTCGGTCCACTTCGGTGCGAACATCCACGTGTGGGGTCTCAAGCCTTCGGACCTGGCTGGGGCGAAAGGCGACGTTGAACTGTTCGACTCGCCGACGTCGAGCATGAGCATGGCGCTTGGGATTGCTGTGATGGTGTGGGTGATCAGCCACGCGCGTGGCCTGCGTCATCCGAAACAGTGGTTCAAGCACTTCTATTCACCATCGCCGCTCGCCGTGATCGAGGAGATTACCAACCCGCTCACGCACGGCATGCGACTCTACGGTAACATTTTTGCAGGTGAAGCCCTGCTCGGAATCATGCTCAAGGCGCCGTTCGCGTTCCATTGGTTGCCATGGCAGCTTCCGTTGATCATCCTGTGGCTGTTGTACAGCGGATTTGTCGCCACGATTCAGGCGTACGTCTTCTCCATCTTGATGTGCCTGTATGTCGGGAACAAATCGTTTGAAGGCCACGCAAATCACTAA
- the atpE gene encoding ATP synthase F0 subunit C yields the protein MVQAIYDVAVALLLGLAAVGSGVGDGLVMSKYVEGVARQPEARGSIFASALLGVALVEAFPVIALAFGIIILFTAGKL from the coding sequence ATGGTACAAGCGATTTACGACGTTGCGGTTGCGCTTCTTTTGGGTCTTGCAGCTGTCGGTTCAGGTGTCGGTGACGGTTTGGTTATGAGCAAGTACGTCGAAGGTGTTGCACGTCAACCAGAAGCACGCGGTTCCATCTTTGCGAGCGCACTGCTCGGTGTGGCGCTCGTCGAGGCTTTCCCGGTTATCGCGCTGGCGTTCGGTATTATCATTTTGTTCACAGCCGGCAAACTTTAA
- the wecB gene encoding UDP-N-acetylglucosamine 2-epimerase (non-hydrolyzing), which yields MTVFGTRPEAVKMAPLVRALEAHPQIESIVCVTAQHREMLDQVLEVFGVEPNEDLDIMEPNQTLAKITTKALNGLEGVLAQHKPDIVLVHGDTTTTFAAALAAFYQQIAIGHVEAGLRTYNKYSPFPEEMNRQLADVLCDLFFAPTDLSAQNLKNEGRPEAAIFVTGNTAIDAMRTTVKEAYQHPVIDALPAGSRLIYMTSHRRENWGENLERICRAARRIVEAHEDVQLVYPVHLNPTVRDTVFTILSGHPRIHLLDPLGIVDNHNFMARSTLILTDSGGIQEEAPSLGVPVLVLRDTTERPEGIDAGTLKLVGTDEEAIVREAERLLTDKSAYEDMAGRKNPYGDGRAANRIVDAILYHFGRGEAPQPFRYQESEKLF from the coding sequence ATGACCGTGTTTGGAACGAGACCTGAAGCCGTGAAAATGGCACCTTTGGTGCGTGCGTTGGAAGCGCACCCACAAATCGAATCGATCGTCTGTGTCACGGCACAGCATCGGGAGATGTTAGACCAAGTACTCGAAGTGTTCGGCGTCGAGCCGAACGAGGACCTCGACATTATGGAGCCGAATCAGACCCTCGCCAAGATTACGACGAAGGCGCTCAATGGTCTGGAGGGGGTCTTGGCGCAGCATAAGCCGGATATTGTGCTCGTCCACGGCGATACGACGACGACGTTTGCGGCGGCGCTTGCGGCGTTCTACCAACAGATCGCCATTGGCCACGTCGAGGCGGGACTGCGGACGTACAATAAATACTCGCCGTTCCCAGAGGAAATGAATCGACAGTTGGCCGACGTGTTGTGCGACTTGTTCTTCGCCCCGACTGACCTGTCGGCGCAAAATCTGAAAAATGAGGGACGCCCCGAGGCGGCCATCTTCGTGACCGGGAACACGGCGATCGACGCCATGCGGACGACGGTCAAGGAAGCGTATCAGCACCCGGTCATCGACGCGCTTCCTGCGGGCAGTCGTTTGATTTACATGACGTCGCATCGCCGCGAGAACTGGGGCGAGAACCTCGAGCGCATCTGCCGCGCCGCTCGGCGCATCGTCGAGGCGCACGAAGATGTGCAGTTGGTGTACCCTGTCCACCTGAACCCGACGGTGCGGGACACGGTGTTTACGATTCTCTCCGGCCATCCGCGGATTCACCTGTTAGATCCGCTCGGCATTGTGGACAACCACAACTTTATGGCGAGATCGACACTTATCCTCACCGACTCCGGCGGAATTCAGGAAGAGGCGCCTTCGCTCGGCGTACCTGTGTTGGTCTTGCGCGACACCACCGAGCGCCCAGAGGGCATTGATGCGGGTACGCTGAAACTCGTCGGAACCGACGAGGAGGCCATCGTTCGCGAAGCCGAGCGGCTGTTGACCGACAAGTCCGCTTACGAAGACATGGCGGGGCGCAAGAACCCGTATGGCGACGGGCGGGCGGCAAATCGAATTGTGGATGCCATCCTCTACCACTTCGGCAGGGGAGAGGCACCTCAACCATTCCGCTACCAGGAAAGTGAAAAGCTGTTCTAA
- the atpF gene encoding F0F1 ATP synthase subunit B, which translates to MGGVFQLGTFIFSIVCFLIVFFIIQRFAFKPLANMLEQRRKHVESQITDAEHSREEAAKLLSEQKRLLDEARKEAKNILDAARVRADEQAREIIQKAEDEVSRILEENRAAIARERDEAIAAVTQRVALLTVELTSKLLHEHVTAEVHNEMVAEAEKRLGELVC; encoded by the coding sequence ATGGGGGGCGTCTTTCAGTTAGGGACGTTCATATTCTCGATTGTCTGTTTCTTGATTGTTTTCTTCATCATTCAACGATTTGCATTTAAACCGCTCGCAAACATGTTGGAGCAACGCCGCAAACACGTTGAAAGCCAGATTACGGATGCAGAGCACAGCCGCGAAGAGGCTGCGAAGCTTCTCTCGGAGCAAAAGCGTTTGCTCGATGAAGCGCGCAAGGAAGCGAAGAACATTCTCGATGCAGCTCGTGTCCGCGCTGATGAACAAGCTCGTGAGATCATTCAAAAAGCGGAAGATGAAGTTTCACGGATCCTCGAAGAGAACCGCGCTGCCATCGCGCGTGAGCGCGACGAAGCGATTGCTGCTGTCACGCAACGTGTCGCTCTGTTGACCGTTGAGCTCACGTCGAAGCTGTTGCACGAACACGTAACGGCTGAGGTGCACAACGAGATGGTAGCCGAGGCTGAGAAACGCCTGGGTGAACTCGTATGCTGA